One Bacillus sp. FJAT-52991 genomic region harbors:
- a CDS encoding ABC transporter ATP-binding protein encodes MVEVQEVSKVYGSKAVIDQVSINVPKGKITSFIGPNGAGKSTLLSMISRLITKDEGDIFIDGEEVSQSKSEELAKKIAILKQTNHLNLRLTVRELVSFGRFPYSQGKLKKEDWQHVDEAIRYMELEGMQHKYLDQLSGGQRQRAFIAMVIAQDTEYILLDEPLNNLDMKHSVQIMKVLRRLTNELGKTVVIVIHDINFASCYSDYIVALKDGKIAKQGSVDEMMDQQVLKDIYEMDMKIQTVNDCRICIYFK; translated from the coding sequence ATGGTAGAAGTACAGGAAGTGTCCAAAGTATATGGAAGCAAAGCGGTGATTGATCAAGTATCTATCAATGTTCCTAAAGGAAAGATTACTTCTTTTATCGGGCCGAATGGTGCGGGAAAAAGTACGCTATTATCAATGATTAGCCGTCTGATTACAAAAGATGAGGGTGACATTTTCATTGATGGAGAAGAAGTGAGTCAATCCAAAAGTGAAGAACTGGCCAAAAAAATTGCGATTTTAAAGCAAACCAATCACTTAAATTTACGCCTAACTGTACGGGAACTCGTTTCCTTTGGTCGTTTTCCTTATTCGCAAGGAAAGTTAAAGAAAGAAGACTGGCAGCATGTCGATGAAGCGATTCGCTATATGGAACTTGAAGGCATGCAACATAAATATCTTGATCAATTAAGTGGAGGGCAACGTCAGCGTGCGTTTATCGCGATGGTCATTGCCCAAGATACGGAGTACATATTGCTTGATGAACCACTGAATAATCTTGATATGAAGCATTCTGTTCAAATCATGAAGGTGTTAAGACGATTGACGAATGAGTTAGGAAAAACCGTTGTCATTGTGATTCATGATATCAATTTTGCCTCTTGCTATTCTGACTATATCGTGGCCTTAAAGGATGGCAAAATTGCCAAGCAAGGATCGGTGGATGAGATGATGGACCAGCAAGTGTTAAAGGATATTTATGAAATGGATATGAAGATTCAAACCGTAAATGACTGTAGAATTTGCATATATTTTAAATAG